The window TGTCGTGTGTAAGGTGCTTAAGGGCGTGATCCTCCTGATCTTCGAGAAGGCGCTGGACGAGCCCAAGTACTCGTCGATGTACGCGCAGCTGTGCAAGCGGCTGAGCGAGGAGGCGCCCAACTTCGAGCCCGCCGGCCAGCCCTGCACCTTCAAGCTGCTGTTGCTCAACAAATGCCGCACTGAGTTCGAGAACAGGGCTCAGGTAATGATGCTGATCTTACATATTTTGCTAAAACTTTTAAgtcccaaaaaaaaagtttattgtattaaaattgcaattttgtgtttattatatGCAATAAACAACATAGTATTTTGAAATGGCGGTAAATATCTCTAAACAAGTTCGAGGTTGTAGTTTCAGTATCATGGTAAATTGTGAACAAATGGTATCCACCGGTAGTAAGATAACAATATGACCGGTCGGCAGGCGTTCGCCGCCTTCGAGGACAAGGCGCTGTCTCCCGAGGAGGAGGAGAAGCGGCACCTCGCCAAGTGCAAGATGCTGGGCAACATAAAGTTCATCGGCGAGCTGGGCAAGCTGGAGATCCTGGCCGAGTCCATCCTGCACCGCTGCATCCAGAACCTGCTGGCGCGGCGCGCGGCCGCCGAGCACCACGAGGACCTGGAGTGCCTGGCGCAGCTGGTGCGCACGTGCGGCCGCGTGCTGGACTCGCAGCGCGGCCGCGGCCTCATGGACCAGTACTTCGCGCGCATCCACACGCTGTCCACCAGCCGCGAGCTGGCGCCGCGCATCCGCTTCATGCTGCGCGACGTGGTGGAGCTGCGGCGCGGCGGCTGGGTGCCGCGCGTGGCCACGGCCGCCGAGGGCCCCGTGCCCATCCAGCAGCTGCGCGGGCAGTCGCCGCCGCGGCGCGAGCGCGAGCCGCTGTTCCGGCGCGCGCGGCCGCTGGAGGACGTGCTGGCGGGGCTGGCGCTGCAGCCGGCCGCGCCGCTGCCCGCGCCCGACAAGCTGTTCGGCAACGGGTTCCGCGACGGGTTCCGCGCGCGCCCCGCCGCGCACTTCCCGCGCGCCCCGCGCCCCACCGCGCCCCGGGCGCGCCGCGTGTACGCGGGCGGCGCGCTGCAGGACGTGCAGATGCGGCCGGCGCCCAACTCGCTCATGTTCTCGGCCAACCAGCTGCTGCggcccgcgccgcccgcgcccgtGCTGCCCGCCTTCAGCAcgcccgcgccgcgcgccgACCAGCCCGCCATCGCCATCAAGCCCGCGCCCGACAAGAAGGACAAGCCGCGCAAGGACAAGGTGACGCCTCCCGCTCTATTCAAActcatttttttgtttttcactttttatgtaaaaagtgCATTCGCTcagtttatgtttttttttattcatttaggCCTGATCTGATATACTTGTACTGGAGCGTTTTATCGAAACTGAAATGTTTCATTTGTGTACGCAGGGAGTGAACAAAGAGGAGGCCTGCCGGCTGGCGGTGGCGGCGGTGGACGCGCTGGCGGCGGGCGGCGTGCCGCTGGGCGACGACGTGCCGCGCGAGGCGCACGAGCACGCCGAGCGGCTGCTGGCGCTGCAGCTGCCCGACAAGCTGCTGCGCCGCGCGCTCACCGCCGCGCTGGAGCACGCGCTGCAGCCGCCGCCGGAGGGCTCGGTGACCGCGGAGGCGCGGGCGTGGGCGGCGTGCGTGCTGTGGCGCGCCAGCAAGCGCGCGGGCGCGGCCGAGTGGCTGCGCGCGCGGCTGGGCGCGGCGCCCGCCGGCGCGCTGCTGGCCGAGGCCGTGCGCCACAAGCTGCTGCCGCTGGCCGAGCTGGGCGCCTGGTGCGAGGGCCAGCACCACGCGCTGCTGCTGGCCGTGCTGCAGCGCCTGCGCGAGCTGCTCGACCTGGACACGCTGCGCGACCTCACCGACGAGAGCAAGCTGAACCTGTGCGCGTTCGTGTCGGAGGGCGGCGCCGAGCCGGACGCCGAGCACGCGCTGGCGGCGCTGGAGGCGCGCGGGCTGGCGGCGCTGGTGCCGCAGCTGCGCGTCACGGCCACGCTGGCGGCGCAGCTGGACGCCGAGCCCGCGCCGCACGCGCTGTACCGCTGGATCAAGGCCAACGTGGAGCCGGCGGTGCGGCAGAAGGCGGCCTTCGTGTCGGCGCTGGTGGCGCTGCTGGCGGCGCGCGtcacggcggcggcgggcagcgcgggcgcggcgccggGCAGCGCGGCGCTGGAGCGCGAGAAGGCGCTGGTGGAGACGTACGCGCCGCTGCTGACGGCGCTGCTGGCGGCGCGCCAGGACCTGCAGCTGGCCGCCGTGTACGCCGTGCAGGTGCACGCGCACCGCCACCGGTACCCCAAGGGTGCGGCCACTTCTTTTTCACgcaattaaattacattttttttttataatttgaacgTAATGcttttgacctcaatctgccaTTGTCGGAGTATCGACCATATACGGGTATCCCTGCCCACGCCGCGTCCTCCGATGTTAAAaacttctatcattatgctATACGACTCAACAGGTGTACGttcaaaaatgttttagttCACATTCTTAAACTCTTTACTCACcattacatattatacatatttattcatattattacgAAAAACACAGGAACTGATTACATATCCTTCCGAGCCTACGTTTGTTtgctctttttattttattgtctctcACTGTTACTGAACTGTCTTAGCcattcttttctattccttTTGCTTCTATGTGAAAGGCTGATTATTTCTCATCCAAGTCATATCAATTTCCTCTCCTTGACCTGttactttatatgaatttattatacatatttagtatTGTCAAGTTACTATTTTAGTTAAGAGTCTCAAAGTTGGCCAGCGCAATCCTTGAAGATGTGTGACGTGTGTGCAGGCATGCTGCTGCGCTGGTTCATGTACCTGTACAACCTGGAGGTGGTGGAGGAGGACGCGTTCCTGCGCTGGCGCGAGGACGTCACGGACGCCTACCCCGGCAAGGGCGAGGCGCTGTTTCAGGTCAGTCGCAGGCCGGCTCCCTCGTGTCGGTGTCGCATCGCGTGAGCTCGCTCGCTCGGAACTAACGCGCGTGTCCGTGTGCAGGTGAACGCGTGGCTGACGTGGCTGCAGCAGCAGGAGTCGGAGGAGGAGGACGCCGAGGACTAGGCGGCGGTCGCTGCCGGGGGCCACATTCGGCGCGCCTGCCGCTTTTATTTCGCGCTCATctcattatataaatataattaagccaaatagttaaaaatacctaccttcGTCGCCATTTAACCCTCGGCCCGTCGCGCTCGGGACTCCGGGGTTAAATAGGTCAATTTTTAGGTTATATTACGTAAACGAATATTAGTATCTCGAGATAATTTTTTGTAGGCCTTTTACtcgattttgatacttttacaAATGTATACAATGTATAGTGTTCGTTCGGACGTATGATTGCACCCGGTCTGCCCTCTGCCCACGTGAGCGTGTTTTAGTTgaaattgtattatataaatatatatataaaggaagaacttaaatcaatttttattaataatatcatgatcatttattttcaaagctaAATGGACTTAGTGATAAACTGTAAGAATGCTTcgatttcattataatatcaaatttagattttttgtaactagataaagaaaagtaaaaaaaaaaatatttccctcGGGCGTAAGAATCGTATGTGAGTTGTCATAAAGTTGTGCAGTAAGGTCACGATAAGCAACATTGATCAATATGTATTCAGGATGAGAAATAAAGTTCAGtgtaatttattacaacattgtttaattattgaaaatcaTCAACTATGGAATAAAGCAGAAACTTTACTCAAACTAAactattacatttatttctaGTATTTGTGCCGcagtaatttattaacttaacaTCTAAAACTTTCACTTTGGATATAACATCGTAAAAGTAACCGCTCTCACACGTTGAACCCGCCCTGTTCCAAGATAAATGGAGCTGTGGACAAAAAGAgtgaatatgtaaatattagattgttaaatgtaggtaggtacattagagttttaaaatacatataatcacgtctatatcccttgcggggtaagagctatacaacaaaaaaagtttcattcaaatccattcagtagttccggagattagcgtgtacaaacagaaatttttttcaaggtttattatgtattgatatgtatgtatgggtcATTCCAGAAAAATCGGGCAACCTTCAAAAGATTTTCGTgcacaattttaaaatgctaTAGATTGTCTATTGACAGTATATGGTGGGTTATACATTAATAACACCACACCTAAAAGGGTAAGACACTTTATGCACTATTCAACACACACAGTATCTAGTAACTGatagatataattttagatACTGATAGACTATGATTATATGGTAATAAATAAGTGTTTATTAAGAATcacgtatttatatataactctgagttataatattcaatagctttcttaaaatagtaaatttcTTTTGACAGAAAAAGGGCATTTGCAGCTCTACCAGATTTCAAATACGCGTTTATGTACTTTTCAGTGCAAAAAATTGCTGAGTTATGACCATTTCGACTTGCTACAGCACATCTGTGTTAATTTTAaggatttgttattgttaatttgtaGCACTgtcgaataaacattttatccaTATCTATGTAAGAActgaatttatttcaaattcgaTTGCACACAGAATTATAGCGGCTGTACAGTGTACATTCTCGCCGAGTGCCCTGGCAATGTGTGACGAGCGACGGCGAGGTGGCGCTTTGAAAGTCACGGCAGCTGTAGCGCTATTTCAATTAGGCGCGGTAAACGGAGCTCGTGGATTATTTCACGAATAGTCAAAGAATAGTCTGCTATGGCAACTTTTATATAGGAAGATTAATGTATCCACATCCTGAATTCCTGaccttaataatataattataaataggtaaataacTATGTCTGGCAGTTAAGTTTTCACGCCTTAACCACTGAacctattttgatgaaatttgctACAGAGACAGAGTTGAACCTGAGGAAAAACAAAgcctactttttattttattacagagtttcaatggaaaaataataaataaagtcttcgggtgaattaaaaaaaggacacATTGAAATGGAGGGATTgaagggacacttagaatgaataatagaaagcgaaaatatttttttacgctTATCTCTGAAACTACTCAAcggatttacttaaaactttcaccaattgctttgttttaactcagaaaaacatttaaagtttgtatcatcaaaatcacaaaaaaaagttatcgttatttgaatgaactcaaggcatgagtttgcctgcaaataagttacaaaatttaataaaaagtcatttatcattgtacaacagcattatacctaataacatctatactaatattataaagctgaagagtttgtttgtttgaatgctttaatctcaggaactactggattgtattgaaaaaatatttttgctttgaatagaccatttatcaaggaaggctttaggctatatacctaacatcatgctgcaactatatggagcaaagaaataatggaatatgtgaaaaaaatggggaaaattattcatccttgagggcttcaatgatgcccaaaataactattccacgcggacaaagtcgcgggcacagctagtcaatatattttttgtcaggATCtagtaaaagataaaattgtaaGTTTTGTGTTTGCTGCTGGCTGACATTAAAACTAAAAGGTAGGTGGTCagcaaaacataaatttttattgattctTGGCATAGTAACTTATGTGgaataaattgttaattttttttgttaatacatacatatagtcttaCAAGACTAATAGGcaaagttcagctgtttgacttaaggatagaattgagagtgACAGATTACTAGCCCATAGtagtctaaaagaagaaaaatttttgattgtttgttaatattattattaaaaacaaaatttggcTTATTAGAAAAACACCATGTGATGTTTTCTAACATAATATTGaaaactatataataaataaataaatatatacgggacaaattactgATTGagcaagacccaggccaatcagagaaagttcgtttctcatcataccctggccaggattcgaacccgagacctccggtgtcacagactagcgtattaccgctgcgccacagaggccgtcaaatataattacatatgtaaagtaaaaaagCCCTTGCACAAAAAGTTGACCAATTTTCCTAGAATGACCTATATATGGATATagtatcatataaatatatatatgggacaaactacacagattgagttagcctcaaagtaagttcaaaacttgtgttatgagatactaacccaacataaataaataaatatatacgggacaaattacacagattgagttagcctcgaagtaagttcgagacttgtgttacgagatactaactcaacgatactatattttataataataataaatacttatatagataaacatccaagacccaggccaatcagaaaaagttcttttctcatcatgccctggccgggattcgaacccgggacccccggtgtcacagacaagcgtgttaccgctgcgccacagaggccgtcaatcaACAATACcatatttgttaataaatacttacacaaatagataaacatccaagaaccatactaatcagagaaagtttgttcctcatcatgccctgactgggattcgaacccactactgctaccgctgcgccacatagGCCGTTGAAATCATTATAAGTTAGTAACCCAAAACATAAGTAACATCGTTTGGGAATTTCTTATATTGGGGTGACATTGACTCTATGTTTATTGTAGAGTAACATATAATagttgtttcaataaaaaatattctttatgttttgaaaatatcaaACAACTGATGGCAATttgatttctttaaataaactcaaaaatattcaaaaaacaGTATTTAACCTAAAATGTCCATATGAGCAGGTATTAAAAATCTTCGACAGTATATGAAGgtatttccttttttcttcCAGACAAGTTGAAAACTTATTTGCATGGGTTGGGCTCAGCCCACAAGCTGTAAATGAACGGTGCCAGTACATCGTTATACCATGTCGTGCCAAACTTACCAACTCTTATAGCAGCACAAAGGACACAAAATGTGATCAGGCTATGTATAGTATTTTCTCGAGCTTGACGCTTCTCCTCCATGGGATCTACTCTTTCTCCGAAAGGTAAACGATACATTGTGCTGGTATTTCAATATAAcaatatgatatatatatatatgatatataatatggccttgacaatatttttaataggtaagctgagttaatatatttttattaatgtaacttcaattaatatattttataattataacctcgaaaataaaaccttagtgttgttttgtaaaaaacatATGTCAGGTCTGTCAATCACACGATTGATCGAATTGCTTCTATTCGATTGAGTCATGTTATAATAATCGAACCTCGAATATTCAAAAGAATCGATTTGTTAAttcgaatttaaaacaaactaaactgcaccttatttaaatattttggtaattaattttatgcaaACGAATAGATTGATTCTTTTCTATCAATTAATTGAGATGTTATAAAGAAAACAAGTTTATCTCTGTCGTGTACTTACAAACAGCGTTCGGCCGCTTTCTTTCTTCATAGCGAAGTAAAGCTATTTGATTAGGAGCGATGACCCGCACCAGTAACTCGATTGTGATCAGTTGATTTAACCGAGTATGAGTCGACCGTGATTGCCCGTGATCGAAGTGGGTAGCACAAGTTTATCGAATAGGTCTAATTGTTGCCATATTGCGATAAGGGTTTTGAATGGAACTGATCGAGTACGAGAAACtgagaaagaagtatgcagagatcgtggcaagtggaaagaggtagtctctgcctacccctccgggaaagaggcgtgattttatgtatgtatgtatgatcgaGTACATCACTCACGCCAATGTCACTGTGCTGTGCTTGTCAAACGCGTCAAACGTAGAGAAAGAAATCAGTTTTAGAACGTTTCATTTCATggattgaaaaatataaaactgtgCCTTTTTATGTCTTACTCAAATGAATAACTTCAACagtttaatttcataatttaggTATCGTTAAATCCTCATAAAACTGGGAAATAATTACTCCTATAGCTGTGAAAGGGTAGATCCCACCAAAAACATAGCTGCAAAAGGGTGGAATAgcttactaaaaataaatattattcttcttATTGCGCAATATGGCGAACTCTTCTCAGCtgctgtgaaaattttatttaatgttggAGGTAGTTTACTGACTGTGACATGCTCTAATAAGCATAGGACTTTGCTTGATGTTTGTACAGTTATTTGTGAAGTGCAAATGGGACAATCGATGTTTTGGTGCAGCTAAACCAATCAGTGCACTAGAAATAGTGTTGATTTTTGTTTAGAAACCACATAAGAAAACCTTCAAGCTGGAGCGGCTACCTGAGTACCTGCGCGACACCGTCGACTGGTTCATGGGGTGAGTGACTTCCTTGCAGTGCAGCCTAGCTGCGACATCTGCGAGCTGTGTGCCTGTTATGTTTGcactaaatatgtaaatatgtccCACAGCTGTTGTTGATATCACAAtaacattattgttttatctcTTATCTAAGTAGGTAGTTCTAATATATATgtctgtataatttgtattgaatGTAAGTAATCAAAATTTAGTATTTGGAATTCACCAGCTTGAGTAGTACCCatattgcaaatatttaatattctaCATCACAAGTTAAACTGATTGAGATGTCTAGATGATGACTGAATGATTGGCTGCATGAGCTTGCAGCTAGCTGTAGTAGGAGCAGCAACCCTGTGTATTGTTGTAAGGAGCACTCTTGATTTAACAGCATCGTGTTGTTCAAAGGCTTCCTTCATCCTcagaaattttatcattacataacttaaatatacACACCAATCTGCTTCacagttcatttctcatctcACAGGTATGCAGGAAGAGATTGGTATTGGATCATAGCCCTCTTATACTACAAACTAGTTGTTTGCTGCATACTTAGACTGCATGAACACTgtttaaggattttttttacaaaattgtgaatatccaAAAATTGTGTGAATAAGTTTGATGCCctacaaactttaaaattctattgacaaaTCCTCTCTTTGTTTGACAGACCAATGGCTGAAAATTAATcatgttacaaacatacatacttacaaaatttttttttgtttttgacctAAGTTACATAAACTTACTTATAATCATGTCATCCCTtgcagggaagacagagccaacagtcttgaaaagatgaCTTGATCAAAGTTGATTGGtagattatgtattttataggtataaatGCTTAAATGAACTCTTACTAAGTGGAAAGCTGCTCTATACAGCTGTAAGTATAAACTTACTATCCTATATATCCtaacaatgtttttaatatttggtcAATCTTTAAGAttgaccaaaaaaatattgtcaggcatcaaaatatctatatatatcatTTTCTGTAAGTAGGGTTTTCAAAGGGGGACAAAAAATTGGAAGATGGTTAAGTATCAAATAAAAGAACACTTAATGGAATGacagattaataaaaaattaatgaaacaaGTTTTATCATTTGGTGAAAATAATCAGAACTGACAGATGTAATTACTGTGAACAAAGTGAAGATACTCCATGGCCTGCTGGAATGTGGCCACTGTAGAGATATGTTTGTGTCTTACAAACATAACTTATTTGTTCTGGAGAGCTGTGGTGTCGCAAAGAGTGTAGCTCTGTGGCATGATAGCTCTTCCCTTGAAGTTCCTTATGAGCCAAACATAATCACATCAaggcttaaaataaaaatattaaatatttttacctttttaatgtttttgaagtatgttttatatacatacacacttttgttacatatatatcctttgcagggtagacagagcgttggctctgtctcaaaaagtctcgaaaagattgaaagggcTTGTTCTGCTGTATGtctgtattaattttttgataaaaaatatacataattaatggagtaaatgtaagaaatacaataaaacataagtcgaatcggtaaggtgccagttaaaatgcgtgtggcgcaaaacggcacaggttcgaatcccaccctGGGCAAGTACCAATgactaattttgaatttatgtacattagtttaaatactaaacgAAAACATCTTGacgaaacctgcacattcaggcaactggatgtgtaactgtGACCGATCGGAAACAGGTttggttctcctgcaaaggttgcgtcggtcagacgggagtcacacttggtgtaaaaacctgactcacccaattcagaaTCGATaatcaaaggcataccccgggctcctttccaggtaaggatgcaaccggttctaaagccaggaggaaaacaTACTAAGGTACCTTAAGACTgagtttcttttattatttcttaattgtTTAAATAGGGAACTTAGATTAGGGGTTatctgaaattaatttttattttattctttaaatagttacctaataaatataactggGACCCCAGTATAACTACTTAGTATTAAGAAACCATAAAAATGAAAGtctgaaattttattgaaaaatagtgAATTCTATGTAAAAAACCTTTACTGTTATTCTACTCTTTTAAGTCTTAACTTAAtcaggtgttttttttttaaatattacggTATTTATGCTCACACAGACTATGCAGCCTATGACTCAAACGCAGTTGCTTGGGTATTTCAGTTGTTCACTTTATGGAATATGCATTTGACACTTTGCTTAAGCTAGTGGTAATGGTAACCTTGTCGTGATTTGAAGCAGCCTTCTTTTCACCAAATTTCAATCCTCACCGTTATTCAATTCATAGGCTTGGTTTGTTCAGGTGATACacatatacacataatcacgtctatatcccttgcggggtagacagagccaacattcttggaaagactgtcaatcccaagtttataaacaaagtTTGTAGAGTTTTATTTCACTGAAGCAAACAGATGAACGGATTTACATGGTTTAATAAAAGACATTGCATCGGGAGACTCACGTTGTCTTAATATCGTTCTCGCGTTTTCGGTTTTCTTATTTCATACCCCAAGGATAATTAGATCCTCCTCGTGATCAATATGGTTGAATATTTGAGTAAACAATATTGTCATTTAACGCGTTAATGCTACACATTTTTGGTCAGTGTTGTGGGGAAAGCGGTAGTGTGCGAGGCGCGGGGAGCGCCGCCGTGCTGCCTCAGGTGCGAGATGATAAGACGTGATGTCACCGCGCACGAGTGACGCGGCGCTGCTTGTCTCAACTGTAGCCGCCGCCTTCAGTTCTCAGCGGCGCGCAAACGTGAATGTCGGTTTTTTGCGAGCTGCACCGCTGGTAACCGACGACGTTCTCTCGAGCGAGACAAGTACGGTCGGCCGCGTCGCCGACCGCGGCACCGGTGAAGTGAATTACTGTGCATGTTAGTGAAGTCTTGGATACGCAGGATGAGCGAGGGCGGCGGCAGCGGCGAGGAGGAGAGCCCCGCACGCCGCTGGCCCGTGGGCATCCTCCGCCGtagcggcgcgcgcgcagcccGCCGAATGCTGCACGTCAAGTACCGCAGCGTGCCGCCCGCGACGCCGACGCCGCTCGCCGCGCTGCCCACAGACATCGACGACACTGTCTCTTGTTTCTGCAGGTGCTTCTTAATTGTTACCGCGGATGTGCTGTCTTTCGTTTCTTGTCCTATCATATGTAATTCGGTTTCCAACCAGTTGTATGCGCCACCGAAACATCAATGTTTTCTTATGAATAAGCAGCAACTAAACGTCGTTATTGTGATTCATTACCTTAGCCTTGGCGAGTAAAGCGGAGGCTGTCGCTAGAGCCGGCTCCAGCAGTGTTGCGCAGTCGGCCGCGCGGCCTGCGATTGCGGCGACCCAGTTACCGTCGCCGCCGGCGCGGAGGCCGCGAGCCGCGCACCGCACTTATCGTGATAGCATTTGATATCGCTACAcctgtgtgacgtcacacccACTGCCACCACCCGCCATTATCTTGTGTGCCATATGCATGTATCTGTACAAAACAATactcaaataatttatataatagataggtacatacttaaaatGCCACTTAACAATTTATGCTTTAAAAAAACCTGCCATTATTGTTTCGTCGAAATACCTAATCTCTTTATCTCATAAATTACTTGATcgattttattcaaatcaatTTCCGTTTAGTTCAATTCTCTTCTTTCACgaagtttaaaatatacacatacatacatataatcacgtctatatcccttacgtggtagacagagccagcagtcttaaggggctgacaggccacgttcagctgttgagTTGAAGCGAAAGCAGTATGCAGGTTtgcaagtggaatgatgtagtctctgcctacacctccgggtCAGATTAGAGCGTCGAAAGTCTTTTTATActgcaataaataatagtttaaaaaaactaaaaaactacgctttattgctaatcaaactaaaaaatagaaaataaaaattaatgacaaaggaattataaaacagtagtagtaagtcgaacaatcagttatagtcaattacctctgattaaaattataacaaaattaaatttataaacaaaacaatttaaatcagagtaaaaagcgtggggtgcattttacttcattttca is drawn from Amyelois transitella isolate CPQ chromosome 6, ilAmyTran1.1, whole genome shotgun sequence and contains these coding sequences:
- the LOC106132028 gene encoding eukaryotic translation initiation factor 4 gamma 2 — translated: MYAQLCKRLSEEAPNFEPAGQPCTFKLLLLNKCRTEFENRAQAFAAFEDKALSPEEEEKRHLAKCKMLGNIKFIGELGKLEILAESILHRCIQNLLARRAAAEHHEDLECLAQLVRTCGRVLDSQRGRGLMDQYFARIHTLSTSRELAPRIRFMLRDVVELRRGGWVPRVATAAEGPVPIQQLRGQSPPRREREPLFRRARPLEDVLAGLALQPAAPLPAPDKLFGNGFRDGFRARPAAHFPRAPRPTAPRARRVYAGGALQDVQMRPAPNSLMFSANQLLRPAPPAPVLPAFSTPAPRADQPAIAIKPAPDKKDKPRKDKGVNKEEACRLAVAAVDALAAGGVPLGDDVPREAHEHAERLLALQLPDKLLRRALTAALEHALQPPPEGSVTAEARAWAACVLWRASKRAGAAEWLRARLGAAPAGALLAEAVRHKLLPLAELGAWCEGQHHALLLAVLQRLRELLDLDTLRDLTDESKLNLCAFVSEGGAEPDAEHALAALEARGLAALVPQLRVTATLAAQLDAEPAPHALYRWIKANVEPAVRQKAAFVSALVALLAARVTAAAGSAGAAPGSAALEREKALVETYAPLLTALLAARQDLQLAAVYAVQVHAHRHRYPKGMLLRWFMYLYNLEVVEEDAFLRWREDVTDAYPGKGEALFQVNAWLTWLQQQESEEEDAED